A stretch of Besnoitia besnoiti strain Bb-Ger1 chromosome Unknown contig00015, whole genome shotgun sequence DNA encodes these proteins:
- a CDS encoding putative guanine nucleotide-binding protein (encoded by transcript BESB_027560), translating into MEGPEDFHGVRTSDEGKSQGQVKADAGGVEAFPAPSVALEGAEAAKRSADAHASEDAAFGCFHGASAEDGAEGQNCVPSAEYVLPSSAQSFAAQSSAADSVGGMASAGDESSAFHRVSSPVSLPATSSLLKPLALAAAAEAPFRAPLATSDDEAPSPLATMRRPPVFRRRETQGLRRVRPAAASLACPAAAAAPFGAESGRAHAAQFASLANCAGRARQSKRAREDTHRRRRRRNGNENCLRGAAWSVDGSAFLTWSEDAVVRLFATPEEEDLDFAGTEDSAAPATMDPWTYADEGELIFDCAWFPRLDWAQPRTYSYAVTSRDHPVHLYSGIDSSLLGTYSCYNHLDEVAHAYSLLFHPQKPLLLAGGISGVRTFDLERPGRQTQDLRFATRRAKQGQKGIISCMDFKRDGAGANRLFACGSYSQSVCVYSEEGSGRRNATPFTTPTHCLLDKDTSWGGVTQVKFVGDNLLASGHRQDSVLRCWDLRKPDAPMLRLRRETAQSGQKFAFDTCLFADPEEGDIFLLVTGDELGQMSFFSLASGRCISTQSNARAADAARPAACVAASFHPRRPLLLTAVGSRQFDDFTSSTASSSGGLSPASSDASDAEGNEGNSRSFEHEALCVTRRPGISELEYPLVQPRLKRQAGPFP; encoded by the exons ATGGAAGGCCCTGAAGACTTTCACGGCGTTCGTACCTCTGACGAAGGCAAGTCCCAAGGACAGGTGAAAGCCGACGCTGGGGGTGTGGAAGCATTCCCCGCGCCTAGCGTGGCGTTGGAAGGCGCCGAAGCTGCGAAACGgtctgcagacgcgcacgcctctGAGGATGCCGCGTTTGGCTGCTTTCACGGAGCGAGCGCCGAGGATGGTGCGGAAGGCCAAAACTGCGTTCCATCTGCAGAATATGTTCTTCCGTCTTCCGCACAGTCCTTCGCCGCTCAGTCCTCTGCCGCTGACAGCGTGGGGGGGATGGCCTCGGCTGGCGACGAGTCCTCTGCGTTCCACCGTGTTTCCTCGCCGGTCTCCCTTCCTGCCACGTCGTCCCTGCTGAAGCCTTTGGCGcttgccgcagcagccgaagCTCCCTTCCGTGCGCCTCTTGCTACGTCTGATGACGAAGCCCCTTCGCCGCTAGCGACGATGCGCCGGCCGCCTGTCTTTCGCCGGCGAGAGACTCAGGGCCTACGCAGGGTTcggccggcggctgcgagtcTGGCCtgtccagcggcggcggccgctcccTTTGGAGCGGAGAGCGGCCGGGCACATGCCGCGCAGTTCGCGTCTCTTGCGAActgcgcaggacgcgcgcgccagtcgaagcgcgcgagggaggatACTCatcggcggagacggaggaggaacgGGAACGAAAACTGCTTGCGAGGTGCGGCTTGGAGCGTCGATGGAAGCGCCTTCTTGACTTggagcgaggacgcggtTGTCAGGCTCTTCGCGACtccggaagaagaggacctGGACTTTGCGGGGACGGAGG ACTCCGCGGCCCCTGCCACGATGGATCCATGGACGTATGCTGACGAAGGAGAGTTGATCTTTGATTGCGCCTGGTTTCCGCGGCTTGACTGGGCACAACCGCGTACGTATTCGTACGCGGTCACCAGCCGCGACCACCCG GTCCACCTCTACAGCGGGATTGATTCCTCTTTGCTGGGCACCTACTCGTGCTACAATCACCTCGACGAGGTGGCGCATGCATACTCGCTGCTGTTTCATCCGCAGAAGCCGCTGCTCCTGGCTGGAGGCATCAGCGGCGTGCGGACGTTCGACCTGGAGCGACCGggaaggcagacgcag GACTTGCGTTttgcgacgcggcgagcaaAGCAGGGCCAGAAAGGGATCATCTCCTGCATGGACTTCAAGCGggacggcgcaggcgccaaTAGACTGTTTGCCTGCGGCTCGTACAGTCAGTCCGTGTGCGTCTACAGCGAGGAGggcagcggaagaaggaaCGCCACCCCCTTCACTACCCCGACCCACTGTTTGCTCGACAAAGACACGTCCTGGGGCGGCGTCACCCAG GTCAAATTCGTCGGCGACAACTTGCTTGCCAGCGGTCACCGCCAAGACAGCGTGCTCCGCTGCTGGGACCTTCGGAAGCCAGATGCGCCAATGCTGCGGCTGAGGAGGGAAACGGCTCAGAGCGGTCAAAAGTTCGCGTTCGACACGTGCCTCTTCGCGGATCCAGAGGAAGGAGAtatcttcctcctcgtcacag GCGATGAGCTCGGTCAGATGTCGTTCTTCAGCCTCGCGTCCGGAAGGTGCATTTCCACTCAGTcgaacgcgcgcgccgctgacgCAGCGCGGCCAGCGGCGTGTGTCGCTGCGTCATTCcatccgcggcgccctctttTGCTGACGGCAGTCGGAAGCAG ACAGTTTGACGATTTTACCAGCTCGACGGCCTCGAGTTCCGGAGgcctctcgccggcgtcgtcggATGCCTCAGACGCTGAGGGCAACGAAGGCAACTCGCGTTCGTTCGAGCACGAAGCACTGTGCGTCACGCGACGCCCTGG AATATCCGAACTAGAATATCCCCTTGTCCAGCCACGGCTCAAGCGTCAGGCGGGACCTTTTCCTTAG